One genomic segment of Bacteroides caccae includes these proteins:
- a CDS encoding DUF5040 domain-containing protein, with protein sequence MKKTFLTVLLFYIFTGIAVAQNLSKTTEYKILLTGASFASPQNGWFEIGCRKLNAEAINRAIGGEAIANTANRMANGTLYSKEELGNIDALVIMQVHNKDVYEELQLKDKYTDYEVPFDRSNYAAAYDYVIKRYLTECYELRNDTTSKYYNTPYGKPAIIVLCTHWHDCRTVYNESIRKLAAKWGFPLIEFDKYIGFSKNVLHPVTGKPFSQLYSTDIQVTEGIAYGHHPIRGEQSYMQQRMAAIFVDSMNRILPIKY encoded by the coding sequence ATGAAGAAGACATTTCTAACCGTGCTGTTATTCTATATTTTCACAGGAATAGCAGTAGCACAAAACCTGTCAAAAACAACAGAATACAAAATCTTATTGACAGGAGCCTCATTCGCTTCTCCGCAAAACGGTTGGTTCGAAATCGGTTGTCGCAAACTGAATGCCGAAGCCATAAACCGGGCCATAGGTGGAGAAGCCATAGCCAATACAGCTAACCGAATGGCCAATGGTACCCTCTACTCTAAAGAAGAACTGGGAAATATTGATGCATTAGTCATTATGCAAGTACACAATAAAGATGTTTATGAAGAACTTCAACTGAAAGATAAATACACGGATTATGAAGTACCATTTGATCGCAGCAATTACGCGGCAGCCTATGATTATGTCATCAAACGTTACCTCACGGAATGCTATGAATTACGTAACGATACTACATCCAAATACTATAATACTCCTTATGGTAAACCTGCAATTATTGTATTATGTACACACTGGCATGATTGTCGCACCGTTTACAATGAAAGTATCAGAAAACTCGCCGCTAAATGGGGATTTCCTTTAATTGAATTTGATAAATATATCGGATTCTCAAAAAATGTATTACATCCTGTCACAGGAAAACCTTTCAGCCAATTATATTCCACGGATATTCAAGTTACAGAAGGCATAGCTTATGGACATCATCCCATACGGGGAGAACAATCATATATGCAACAACGAATGGCAGCTATTTTTGTAGATTCGATGAACAGAATTTTACCTATAAAGTACTAA